A stretch of the Lolium perenne isolate Kyuss_39 chromosome 3, Kyuss_2.0, whole genome shotgun sequence genome encodes the following:
- the LOC139837882 gene encoding uncharacterized protein: protein MEEPEREKPHARRVRLTSAAAEPLSCSFSLHIYTHYILWVLFCRLKISECKSNNIINVGFVDPDKIHVETVKHKREETGGNLLRFLGQQYFCDSILFPYNYDFHWILLDIQPDKGIVEVRDPLSRGLDGFQDLQKLLQVAWQALKNVHKDITFTKKLTFTPVACPQQPQGTNLCGYYVCESIRMLTTEKQNRNKFDVDFMRDRLQPKEHALGIAEEVAGLLVREVINNKGLFSPDSCSTSK from the exons ttcatgttcgttttcattgcatatatatactcattatatcttatgggttctcttttgcagactgaagatcagtgagtgcaaaagtaataatattatcaatgttgggtttgttgacccagataaaatacatgttgaaacggtgaagcataaacgcgaagaaacggggggaaacctactaaggtttttggggcagcaatatttctgtgattcaatattgtttccttacaactacga cttccactggattctactagacattcaacctgataagggaatagttgaagtaagagacccactgagtagaggcctggacgggttccaggacttgcagaagttgctccaagt ggcttggcaagctttgaagaatgttcataaggaCATTACCTTtacaaagaagctaacatttactcctgtagcgtgcccccagcagccacaagggacgaatctatgtggatactacgtttgcgagtccattcgcatgttaaccactgagaagcagaacagaaataaattcgac gtcgacttcatgcgggacagactccaaccaaaggaacacgcactaggaatcgcggaggaagtggcgggacttttggttagagaagtaataaacaacaaaggcttgtttagtccagatagttgttctacctccaaatag